One genomic segment of Hordeum vulgare subsp. vulgare chromosome 2H, MorexV3_pseudomolecules_assembly, whole genome shotgun sequence includes these proteins:
- the LOC123427361 gene encoding plasmodesmata-located protein 8-like: MCTFVSSAMHPRNQLRRGRAAATAAVLLAIGLGAAFTDADTDTFIYAGCSPSKYQPGTPYEGNLKSLLASITNAAPTGAYSSFANGTGDGAAAYGLYQCRGDLGDGECAACVRSALAQLDQVCPGASAASLQLEGCYVRYDGTNFVGRPDTAMVYRKCSASTSADAGFLGSRDAVLGALQAAAGGYRTGSSGGVQGVSQCLGDLAAADCTACLAQAVGQLKGACGTALAADVHLAQCYVRYWASGYYFRPSQDYSQDDVGRTVAIIIGILAGLALIVVFLSFLRKSC; this comes from the exons ATGTGCACGTTCGTCTCGTCGGCCATGCACCCTCGCAACCAGCTCCGCCGTGGGCGCGCCGCCGCCACGGCCGCCGTGCTGCTCGCGATCGGCCTCGGCGCCGCGTTCACGGACGCGGACACGGACACGTTCATCTACGCGGGGTGCTCGCCGTCCAAGTACCAACCGGGGACGCCCTACGAGGGCAACCTCAAGTCGCTCCTTGCCTCCATCACCAACGCGGCGCCCACCGGCGCGTACAGCAGCTTCGCCAACGGCACGGGCGACGGCGCCGCCGCGTACGGGCTCTACCAGTGCCGCGGCGACCTGGGCGACGGCGAGTGCGCGGCGTGCGTGCGGAGCGCGCTGGCGCAGCTCGACCAGGTGTGCCCCGGCGCGTCGGCGGCGTCGCTGCAGCTGGAGGGGTGCTACGTGCGCTACGACGGCACCAACTTCGTCGGCCGGCCGGACACGGCCATGGTGTACCGCAAGTGCAGCGCCAGCACCAGCGCCGACGCCGGCTTCCTCGGGAGCCGGGACGCCGTGCTCGGCGCGCTGCAGGCCGCGGCCGGCGGGTACAGGACGGGCAGCTCCGGCGGCGTGCAGGGCGTCTCGCAGTGCCTGGgcgacctcgccgccgccgacTGCACGGCGTGCCTGGCGCAGGCCGTCGGGCAGCTCAAGGGCGCCTGCGGCACGgcgctcgccgccgacgtgcaccTGGCGCAGTGCTACGTCAGGTACTGGGCCAGCGGCTACTACTTCCGCCCCTCACAAG ATTATTCGCAAGACGACGTGGGGCGGACCGTGGCCATAATCATAGGCATCTTGGCAGGGCTGGCCCTTATCGTGGTGTTCCTCTCCTTCCTCAGGAAATCAT GTTAG